tataccgacaggttcgaagaacagactgaaaaaatattttaggcatccaataatttaatatttgcttgtcgtgttttgtgtagaatatatttgatcagtacacgttggacaaaatttatctgtcaaaaagagtcaaatatttggcttcggtcaaacagtgtatgatcaccctaacatagttgtaagcaaacattgtcaaaatattgaactcccggccccgttaggctgacgccatatgagccttactaaaaatatatattttggtgcatgaacttatagcctcttagttcgtgcaatttttgaaatgcgagttcgtttctgtgaaaaagtattcttcgaagaaatgttttggaatgaataatttctttccgtgtatgaaaagaaacgaaacgaaagcaatgaatactgcgacatagggtgatatgtttgtacatgatgttcttgaattataaacatcgtgtttgttttcacatgtctatgtttgtgtatcattgttcgtgttggggatagacactcaacactagcgagaatcatgttcgaattcaaacaaaaacatgaaattttcacatcgcgtggacatgtgtaagtgtttttcggaagactgctggaaggtaattttaaaattttctgagagagaaaagagaaccAGAGAGACAGAGAGTGATTGAAGACATACATACACACAACATACATACAACTTCCTCTTCTAGCGAGAGTTTTTAGTGGAAAGAttgaatgatcaatttgaaCAAACCAAACAACACCAGGGCTCATTTGTTTCAATGAATATGCGAGAAACTTATGAAAACATGGGACGGGGCCGCTAGTAtttaaatatattgatatcgcgggacatttagttccttttgccaaatgcgagACGTTTCGtgggacgtaatcctacgcgggacattttgttgaaatgcgggactgtcccgcgtaacgcgggacgtcttgTCATTTTACCCAAAAcgattaagaaaaaaaacaccagaATTGATCAACAGAAAAGGTGATGCtttccatcatgacaacgcgAGACCACACAAATATTTGATAACGTTCCAAGTTGGTTGGAAAGTTTTGGTGCATTTTGATGCAGTTCTACGCGGAAGGAATTATGAAATTATTCGAAAATGACAACAGTTTATAGGCAGTGATAACCCGTGAAAACGTTCAAAATTACCAAATTTTGCTCAAATGTTTAGATGAAAGCAATCAAGGTAGATTATTAATTTCAACTTAATGTCTGAAAATTCATTTCTCATCAGAATTGTTTCAGCAGAAATCACAGATCTAACGATATCATATTCAATCACATAAGTGCACCATTTGTTCCTATTTCCGTCATTCCATGCATGTGGCCTTTCGTACCATTCAAACTCGAAAAGTTGAATTACATTAGGATAAAGGCGCGTCTATCGCATCTGCGCACTCAAAAACGCATCGGACGTAAAACAATCAAGCCCTTTATTCAATCAACAGATACTTGGTCACACATTGCGTGGCTTCCTAAACTGGACAACCTTTTATGTGTTGCATTTGTGGGGAGTATTTTTCGTTCTTTACTCGTCGTCATGttcgtatatttttttatgaattgttCTTCAAAAACACGTGCCTGAGCAAGAATTATTATATGAGTGTTTTCAACTCAATTCAATTCAGTTGCATCAATATCGCTATGCACACAAAGTTAATTGAGAATATAACAATATCAATGGTTTTAACAGATTTTCATATTAGCGAATAAATAATTGCACACGAAAACAAACGTATAAAGAATCCGCATAAAACATTCATAATTTAGTTTTCAACAGTAATTTCTTGAGTTGATGTTGCCGTCGGTACTTCGGGAGGAATTACTTCTGATTCAGGCGGTATGTCTCCTTCCGGAATTGTTTGTGGGATATCAAGAGCTTCAGATGCCACTGGAGCTACTTCAACTTTTTCCGGTGCCGTTTGATCCGCATCAACTGTTTCCTGTGCAACCTGATTAGTTTCAGCTGCTTCCGGTGCTGTTTGTGCCGCTTCAACTGCTTCCGGTGTTGGTGTCCTTTGGGCTGCTTCAGTTATGCCCAAATTCTGGGTCATCTGTGCGACATCATCACTTGGCGCTGCTCCGTCGGGTTCTTTCTCCGGAGTAGGTGGTCTAACTGTTTCTATGGGTTGGGCCGATTTGTAACCCCTTTTAATTTTCCCCTTGATCGCTCTCAGAGGAGGATGTAGACGCAGTTGGGCCGGTAACTCTCCATCCGAATAGAGACGATCGCTAAAATAAACACGCTTGATACGAACGTTCGCATGGATTTGGATTCGAACCGTTTCAATGTAATTAGTTCCATAGGCACGCCGTGTGAAATCTGCCAGATTAAACTGAATTTGATTCCATCCTGGGCTTAATGCTAGAGGCATCACTGTGCAGAAATTATCAATTCGTGTTGCACTTTGGTAGTTTGATGCCCGAAATCGTCGCAATTGGTTACAATCATCGAGAATCTGTAATTGAAAACAAGCCATAATAGATCACTCCTGCATTGCGTGCATTGATTGTTACCTGTATTTCGAAggagaaaaactttttcaaatttttcacaaGAAGCACAAGAAAGGGCAGCTTGACTCCCAGCGAGGGACAGGGACTTCTCGGAGCCACTATGTAGGTGGTGGCCACATTAGCTCCCATCAGTTCCAGTGTCATTAGCTTGAGATCTTCATCGGTTAGTCGTTTGGAGTGGCCGTTTTTTGTGACCACGTCCCATATTTCCAAAGGCTTGCTTCCGCTGCTGGAAAAGACAGTCAGGAAACCTCGCTGATATGCGTTGCGAAACATTGCCCGGCTTCCAAAGAGTGAAAAATATAAAACGGTGCGCAGCCTACTCGAAAATGATTATGCTTACACAATTATAGCCGTTTGGGGTAGTGATgtaatgtatttgaaaatttattaacATAACATATAGGAAAAGCGTTCAGAAGATAATCaacatttgttttattgttaaaagatagatgaacaaataattatataatgGGTAGTAAAAGTATacttgttttaaatttttattaagcttggaaaaacgtccgaaattcttTTCTctgcactagaataccccctttaACCGTTAacctttacaaaataaagtgataCCTCAGACCCCTATGTAGAGTATAGAGAATGATGATTTAAAATGTATCACTTTATTCCTCAGAGGTCATTTGGCggttgaataaataaaataaaagaataatAACAAGCAGAAGATATATGAGTAACATGCCATGAGAACAACAGACCAATCAGAAGAAAGAACGCGGGTAAGCCATGCTATAAAAGCGCGCGCATTTCGGCGCTGCGattattcttacaacggacgtggaacgagCAACACCTAGCAGTgctagcagcagcaacaacaacgagGATTGGCACCGACCCGAGCAACAAGCAGTTGAGCTAGGCATCACATCGGTCTGCTTTtagcagcggcagcagcagcggAGTAATTCCGTGCGGCCAGCAATTGAGCTGTGCGTCGCATCGGTCTCCATCAGCGATAGTGAATCGGATTGGGCGTCGTATCGGTCTGCTTATAGCAGCACCGAAGTGATTCCGTGCAGCCAGCAATTGAGCTGAGCGTCGCATCGGTCTCCTTAAACGGAAGTGAATCGAATTGGGCGTCGAATCAGTCTGCTTATAGAAGCGACGGTAGCAGTGAAATCAATCCGTCCGACCAGCAATTGAGCTGGGCGTCGCATCGGTCCCCTCAGCGTTAGTTAATTGGACTGGGCATTGGTCTGCTTAtagcagcggcagcagcagtGAAGTAAATCCGTGCGACCAGAAATTGGGCTGGGCGTCGCATCGGTCTCCTGCAGCGGTAGCGAATCGGATTGGGCGTCGTATCGTTCTGCTTATAGAAGCAGTGAAGTGATTCCGTGCAGCCAGCAATTGAGCTGAGCGTCGCATCGGTCTCCTTCAACGGTAGTCTGCTTATAGCAGCGGTCTATACCGAAGCTGATCCGAGCGATCACAATGGGCGATCATCCAGGCGGTCGCGACACCCtatagacaattttttttcaatctatcTAGAGTTTTTgctattcatacaaaatacttaccaattcaaatactttgcggttggttaagtgagtaaacttgacatcattttctcatcaaaatgcaacaaaataaatagacataaaaatcagtaaatatcaagtgtaattaataatacaaattcaaacacaattttttgattGACAaagtattaggtgtaccggtaagtttcttcggttttacaacagatggcgtagtttgattattattccagtgaatcaaatttccagacattcgttggagagctactgtcattgcgcgtatttttcagtatatgtcaaaaagttaaagcgttaacaacatagtttttgccacttcgaatttcgtaccaacgagagtgtttttgcggggaatgttacttcattacttcaatatgaagaaagctgcggaaagtcatcgcattttggtggaagtttatggtgaccatgctccaactgagcgaacgtgtcagacgtggtttgcacggtttaaaagtggtaattttgacttgaaagacgaagaacgtttcggaccgccaaaaagtttgaagatgaagaattggaggctttactcgatcaagatccgtcacaaacgcaacaagaacttgcagatacacttggagtagcacagcgaaccatatccgatcgttgaaaagtaatgggaatgatccgaaagataggccATTGGTTGGCGTATGAATTGAAACCACGAGGcttcgaacgccgttttttcacgtgcgaacaactgctccaacggaaTAAAAGAAAGGATTTTTGCATTGAAtcattactggcgatgaaaggtAGGTCCATCACGACactcctaaacgtcgggcaacgtatcaacatcgacggccgcgcggaatattcacggccagaaggttatgctgtctattagGTGGGACCAACGGGGTGTGGTGtagtacactgcgtttcacaactataaaaccactcattttttccagAGATTccagtttccagagatatgtaagaagtcggttgaattgaagtatatagtgtaggatataacaactatcttcatttaaaagactggccatttgaactttattgttgtgttcaggcgcgaaacattcgaaaaacaaaaattccagtgtttcataactatagaaccagatggagaaactctcactcctttacaaaattaacgtcaatttcaaatgaataaactaaaaccgaataaaaccattacgggggacctctaccgacgacaattgatgcgtttgacccgtgcactgaaggaaaaacggccacaatacgagcaaagacacgataaagtaattttgcagcacgacaatgctcggccgcatgtcgcgaaaccggtcaaaacattcttggaaacgctgaaatgggaggtcctatcccacccgccgtattctccattCTCCAGCTTCATCCGATCACTATCTTTTTTGATCGATTGACCAGCACCAGCACTCCAATGTTGaggaagtcaaaaattggatcgattcgtggttagccgacaaaccggccgattatttccgcaaaaggatccgtgaattgccagaaagatgggtaaaagttgtgactagcgatgggcaatactttaaataataaatttgtaaccatttttgcagaataaagcattaatttttgaaaaaaaacgaagaaacttactggTACTCCTATTATGATGATGGAAACAATGTAGGATACTGTATTTCAATGCTGCGTTGTAACAAGAACTTCTGATAGTCTTGGTTGAGCTTTTGCTTAAGCTCCTCATCTGTACTGATGGTAATCAACTTTTCTTACATTATCATAAAGGCTTTTCATGGCTGTGATCAAATTCAGGAGTTTTCCGAACCTTTTTTAAAATCTTTGTGTGATGCATCCAGgtgagtgacatatgataatataacatcTTGGAGcctttgtgataattttgacaaatgcagaaactgtgaatattcttGAGTTTAATCATAAAGTACGATATTATTGATTTTGTCAAGTTGAGATCTTCGCCTTGCAGCTGCTAATTAACTTTGTTCAACATAATTTCTTAAACAACTTGATTGCGATAACATTTTTGAAGAGCTCTCTtcgcactagtcgtgctgcgacttttctcatgctcaaaacatcaaccaaaatatgacgaacggtctcgtgagaaATATTCAATTCAAATGAGTCAATAAATATCtgcaattattcaaattttttcaaGTTCGAATCTTTATCTTCTAAAAACtccaacacaaattcaaaaattgtAGAAAGTCTTTAGTTATATAATAACTTTGTAATCTATTGAAGTAAATCAGTAGCTGAgtgtattatcattcaagcaacaataatactttctactaaaatacTAGTCATTTTTATAACAAGTCGGTTTGCGTAACACAATTCATGCAGTatcttgaaatttttcaaataagaatctgtgttaattaatagtcgtcgatttttagacctcgtccacccccaaaattagttttcgttcatgtcgacccctgggaaaccgatatCGATCACTTTAAGAATTCTTGGTCTAGAAAATTGGGCACCGTGACGGTACAACAAAGCTGTGGGTCAGCAAAGCTAGCGATCCTCGAGGTGTTTCTTAATTGGCGTTTTTCAAGgcctttgttttcttcatgtgatataataatctcatacaaaaatttcatctgaagataatttgatattataatgattagtttagtgggaaactaatctcgcctccagatgtcgacaccgtaccgttgtcatcgcgaatgcgtttcataccgtttccaccgtgaagtgtattcgagaatcaggccctctgTCTCCAGAAAGTCTCTTTCGTAGGCTTCCCTTCTggtaaatttgcatttttcagttCATAACTGCAGATCGTTTATCAGACAAAGAACTTTATGGCGAATTTCGACCGCGCATATTTTGGTAATAAATTTTCGCAAAGTTTCATCAAGCTCTTCTTTGCATCCAAATTCGGATTTGTATTCCAGTACGGCATAAACTGAGCCTTACCACTTCTTAATTCACCTTTCTTCTTCGTTTTTGGATGTTTCCCTTTTCGCCGCTTCCCCCGATGGCAGCTTCGGATTCGGCTTGAAAAGATCCAGT
The Toxorhynchites rutilus septentrionalis strain SRP chromosome 2, ASM2978413v1, whole genome shotgun sequence genome window above contains:
- the LOC129769418 gene encoding uncharacterized protein LOC129769418 encodes the protein MFRNAYQRGFLTVFSSSGSKPLEIWDVVTKNGHSKRLTDEDLKLMTLELMGANVATTYIVAPRSPCPSLGVKLPFLVLLVKNLKKFFSFEIQILDDCNQLRRFRASNYQSATRIDNFCTVMPLALSPGWNQIQFNLADFTRRAYGTNYIETVRIQIHANVRIKRVYFSDRLYSDGELPAQLRLHPPLRAIKGKIKRGYKSAQPIETVRPPTPEKEPDGAAPSDDVAQMTQNLGITEAAQRTPTPEAVEAAQTAPEAAETNQVAQETVDADQTAPEKVEVAPVASEALDIPQTIPEGDIPPESEVIPPEVPTATSTQEITVEN